CCACCAGGTAGAAGGATAGGGTTATGAGGGATATGCATATGCCAGGGGGTAGAAGCCAGTAAGGAGCCCGAAACATATGGCCGGTCTTCCAGATCCACTGAAGCATCATGCCCCAGGACACAGTGGATGGATCTCCGAAACCCAAGAAAGACAAGGCTGCCTCGATCAATATGGCAGAAGTAACCCCAAAGGTCATGTATAGAAAAGAAAGAGGCAATACATTGGGCAGGATGTGACGCAAGAGGATCCTGCGGTGAGAGGCCCCTGCCACCTTTGCTGCCTCAACGTACGGCCTTACCTTCAGGGAAAGGGTCTGGGATCTGATGACCCTGGAAACCCCTGCCCATTTGAGTAACCCGATTATGATGACCAGGTTCCAAACCGAAAGCTGTCCCAAGACCGAGGAGAGGATCAATATGACCAGCAGCCCAGGAAGAACCATCACGATATCCGCCAGACGCATCAGGAGAGTATCCACGGCTCTACCGAAGTAACCTGCCACCATTCCCACCAGCGTGCCTATGGCCACGGCCATGAAAGCAGCAGAGACACCTATGAGAAATGCCACCCTGGCGCCCGTGAGAAGCTGTGAGAGAATATCCCTTCCCATGAAATCCGTTCCGAGCCAGTGCCTTGCAGTGGGACCTACAGATCTGTCGATTTCTGGGTCCACTCCGCTCATGGGATGGTACATGGGATCTATCATGGGGGGCACAAAACTGAGCAAGGCCATCAAAGCGAACATGCCCAGAAGACCCAGCCCTATCAAGCCCATGGGATTTCTTCTGTAAATCTCCCAGTTTTCACCCAGATGGCGAAGCCAGTGAAGGCCCGGTTTGTGATATTCGCGGTGCGATTTCCCCCCCTTAGGGGATGCAGTTGAAGGACTGCTCATGTTTCCAGAATCACCTCAATATCTGATCCTTGGGTCCAGATAAGCGTAGATAATGTCCACCAATAGATTGGAAACCAGCACAAAAGCGGCTATGAGTAAGAAGGCTGCCTGGGCCAGGGGATAGTCTCCCTGGGCCACAGAGGAAACCAGCTCTCTTCCCAGCCCTGGCCAGGAAAATATGGTTTCCGTCAAAGCCCCACCATTTATGGAAAAAGCCAGGCTCAAACCCAGACTGGTCACAACCGGCAGGGAGGCATTGGGGGCTGCATGGCGGTTGCGTATCAGCTTTTCTGGGAGCCCCTTGGCCCTGGCTGTCAGAATATAGTCCTCCCGCAGGGTCTCCAGCATGGTGCTTCTCATGACCAGGGTGTAGCCTCCGAAATGGGTCAAGAACAAGACACCCATGGGCAAGGCCATGTGGTGGAGCACATCCAGGGTCTTACGTACAAGGCCTGAGTCAGGATCCAACCAAACTTCTGGTGAGACTATTCCGTTTAGAGGGAACCATCCCAGCTGGTAACCGAAAACCCAGATCATAAGCAGAGCCAGCCATGGCAAGAAAAAGGTGTGTGTCAGGAGTCCCAGGAAGCTCATTCCCGTGTCCAGAAGAGTCCCTCTTTTCCATGCCAGTATTTTACCCAGTGATATGCCTGCCATGGCATACAGCACGGTCACGGTGGTGAACAAAAGGGCAGTCTTGGGGAGTCTGTCTGCAAGGATCTCCACCACGGGTTGGCGGTAGTGGAAAGATGTGCCGAACTCTCCTCTGATGAAATTCCAAAGATACAGTAGAAACTGCCTATGAAGAGGTTGATCCAAACCGAACTGAACCTTGAGGATTTCTACTTCCTCTTCAGTCATCAAGGGATCCGCTATGGTGGAAAGGGGGTCTCCAGGAGCCATGCGGAAAAGCACAAAAAGCAGGGTCAGGATGATGAAAAAAGTAAGCAGTATCTGCCAGGAGCGCACTATGAGAAACTTGCGAAGATTCATCCAGTCCCAATTCCCCCCTTTTTTGCTCTCACTTCTTGTTGGGCTTAACCTTCAAGAACGTCCACAGATTGCCTATGCCACCTGGCATTTCCACCCACCCTGTGAACTTGTCCACTCGTACGGCCTCCAGGTTCATGGGCACATAAAGGGGTAAATAAGGCAGATCCTGCATGAGGATTTTTTGAAGCTCCATGATCATATCGCGCCTTTTCTCCAGGTCCATGGTTTCAGCTTGCAGGTCTGCCAGCCTGTCGAACTCTGGGTTTCTGTAACCGCAAGAATTCTTTCCTCCTGGTACATCGGCCTTGGAATGGAAAAAAGATCGCAAATAATCTGGATCATGTCCCAAAGCTCCCCAACCCGACACAAACATGTCAAAGTCCCTGTCAGATTCCACTTTTTTGGTCAGGGCCGCAAAGGCCATGGGCCGCCAATTTACAGGAACTCCGAAATCCCTCAACCATTGCTGTATGAGGTTTCCTGTCTGGGCTCTGTGGGCATCATAATCTGCCGGGGGTGTCAGAAGATTCAATGGCGGCACGGGCTGGCCATCGGGGAGCCTGAGTCCACTTCCCTGAACAGAGAACTGTCCTGGAAAATTTCCCCCAACGGGCTCCACCTGCCAGGTATAGCCGGCCTCTTTAAGAAGGCCCTTGGCCTTCTCCACCCGTTGCTTCCAACTCAAGCCTTCTCCATAGGTGGGAGGCTTTTGAAGGCAAAACTGTACGTTGTCCGGCTGTATCAGGGTGTCCAATTTGCAGCCCTGGTCATGCAGGATTCTCTGAACCACGAAGTCCTTGTCCACAAGGAAGGCCACCGCACGCCTGAAAGACAAATCGGACATGGGGGCTTTGCGCAGGTTGAAACCCAGGTAACGATAACCGCTTTTCAAGGCCGAAAACATGCGTATGTTGGGATTGGATTTCAAATCCTCCAGATATCCGGATTCTATACCCCACCAGAGGTAGTCTATATCACCCTTTTTCAAAGCCAAAACAGCCGTGTCGTTGTTGGCGTAAATCTTGAATATTATTCCATCCACAAAAGGGCCCACATCCTGTCCTGCTATCTGCTTCTTGAGTCCGAAGAACCTCCCGTTTCGCGCCAGGTGTATGTAAGCCCCCTTTTGCCATTGTTGCAGCACAAAAGGGCCCAGGCTCTCGGGCTTGGTAACAGGGTGGGTAGTCAAGAATTCCAAGGGCTTGGCTAGAGCCAGGCGATAGGCCTCCTCTGGAGACTTGCCAGAGGCTTCCTGGGCCTTGAGACTCTCTTGGAGCAATTGCTCCGCTTTGTCAAAGAGGGGTTTCCAACGTTTCTTTTGAATCACTATGGAGGTCAGGGTCCTTTCCCACAAGATGGCCATGGGTCTTTGTAGAACCAAGCGCACTGTCCTGGGATCAGGGGTTTCCACCCTCTCCACAAAATTCCAGTTGTTCCAATAGGCTGGAATTCTAAACTTACGAATGACATCTGCGGTGAAGGCCACATCCTCTGATGTAAAAGGTGTACCGTCGTCCCATTGTGCATCCCTGAGACGGAAGGTGACGGTCTTGGCTTCAGGGTCCCAAACCGCTTTCTCCGAAGCAAGCCACGGGATCAACTCCTGACCTGAAGGCTCTCGATAGTAGAGCCTTTGATAGGAAAACAACAAGACTTTGGAAGCCCAGATGTCTTTGGCTCCCAAGATGTTGAGCGTCTTGGGCTCTTCCATGAGTCCCACTTTGAGCAACCCTCCCTCAGCCGCCCAGGCTGAGCCTGGAGAGCAAATGGCCACAATCATCAATAAAACCCACGGAAAAGCCCGATTAAAAGCGAGTATGCTCCTCATCTAATTTGCCCCTTTTGCTTATGGAATATGGTGGAGCCCTTTCTTCGGAATACCTCCTCCTCCACGAAATCTATTACTTTTTTCTCGGCCTGGATACCGTACAATCGGTCCAGATATGCTATGCCGCCTGGACTGATGGAGTTGATTTCTATCAGTTTATCACCTATGACGTCTATGGCAACAAAGTAAAGCCCATCTTGAATCAGCCTCTCCCTAACTCTGTTACAGATGTGCAGATCCGAGGCTGTAAGAGTATGAGGTTCTGCTCTGGCTCCAGCAAAGAGGTTTGTGCGGAACTCCCCCGGACACGGAATACGGCGCATGGCCCCCAAAACCTCTCCGTTGAGCATCATGATCCTGACATCACCGCCTCTAACCTCTTCCAAGAACTCCTGCACGATGACCGGATTCCTGTCTTCATACTTCTTGGTGCTGTCCACGTAGAAATTGAGAAGAGAATTGAGATTTTCAGGGTCTTTATTGCTGAGTTTTATTACTCCAGTTCCTCTAAATCCTATGGTGGGCTTCATGATTACATCACCACCAAACTCGTCTATGATTTTCCTAAGACGGGCAGGATCCCTGGAAACATGTGTTTCTGGAATGATGTCAGGAAAATTCAAAGTGTATAACTTACTTGATGCCTTTATCTGCCCCTGGATGTCGTTTATGATAAAAACATCGTCTTTTACAAACTGAAGAAAATCTATGGTCCTAAAGTTGACAGGTGGATTTTTCCTCAGAAAAAGAGCGTCAAGCTCTGTTATATCTTCGAAGACTCTCTTTTCTTGCATAACGTCCTGAATAAAGATTCTCCAGGTCTCTTGCCTGGAAAGACCCGGGGGGGCTGTGAGCTCCTTCATGCGGGCCCTGATTCTATTGCTCTTTATGTACAGATCGTGGGGCTCTAGAAAATGGATTTCATGTCCCCTTTGCACACACTCGTACATCAAGTGGGCCGTGGTGTCTTTGAGGGGATCCAGTTCCTCCAACGGATCCATGAGAAAAGCTATGCGCACTTCCAAACCTCTGGTTTCGAGATATTAGCCATCATGATCCATATAAAGCTGGCCATGAGAGCCATGATACGCCTTAGCTGGCATGGTTGTCTCGGAAAATCAGATGATCCTTACTCTTATCCTCCAGCAAAAGATCAATTAAAACAAGTTACTTGAGGGCTTGGAGCCTGAGGCTCCATCAAGCCCAAGAAGAGTTCTGAGAAGCTCTTTTCACTGCAGCCTTGATTATCTCAGAGGCCACATCAACACCTGTGACCCGCTCAAGCTCTCTGAAGCCCGGGGTGGTGTTCACCTCCAGCACCAATGGCCCCCTCGGGCCTTCCAGCATGTCCACGCCTGCCACGCTTAATTCCAATACCCGGGCTGCCATCACGGCCATCTCCAGCCAATTCAAGGGAGGCTCCCACACGATGCCCCTGCCTCGTAGATGCACGTTGGATCTAAACTCGCCCTTCCTGGGCACTCTTCGCATGCAGGCCACCACTTTCCCCTCCACAACCACCACGCGCACATCCCCGAGAGAGGCCTGGGGCAGGAATTCCTGTAGCAACACTGCCTGGATGGGGTATGGGGGGTGGAGTGCAACATACCTGGCGAAATCCTGATCCTGAATCCTCTCCACCGCGGTACCTTGCCTTCCCCTGAGGCCTTTGGCCACCAAAGGAAATCCTCCCAGAGCTTCCACTGCATCAGGTATCTGAGCCGGATCCTGGATCATCACACTCCTGGGCACCGGGATCTTGTGAGACTCCAGTTTCCTCAAAGACAGGAACTTGTCCCTTGCCACCACCAAGGCCCTAAAACTGTTTAGACAGGGGATGCCTTGCTGTTCAAGGTGGAAAAGCGCAGCCAGCTCGTGGTCCTCCATGGTAGAGCCTATGCGAGGCACCAGCACATCAAAGGCCTTTTCCATGGCCTGCCCCGTTCCAATTCGGGGCACAACAGAGCGAGGATGAAGCAAGAAGCTTTCATGTCCCATGGCTTGGGCACTTTCCATGAGCCTGCGGTTGGGATGATATCTTCTATCCCTGGTGCTCAGGATGGCCACTCGTACTTTTTTCCCCTTCACGGCCCCAGCCCTTCCCAGGAGCCCTCTAGCCCTGTTGAGTCAAAACCCATGGCCGCAGTAGGCCCTGCTCCGAATCGATCCAGATAAAGCTGAAGGTATTCACGCAGCTTAAGATGATACCAGAAAGGCTTTCCCCCCGGGCCTTCCAAAAGCATCTTCTTGGCCCTTTGCGCCAGCTGGGCGGTTTCCCTCTGACTCATGCCAGTTGCCGTAGAGTACTCAAGAAGATCAAAAAAGGGGGTCTCCTTTCGTGTGACTTCGTGGATGGAGAATTTCCGAAGGTTGGCGAAAATATAAGTGTTTTCATAAAGCACAAAGGGATAGAGTATGAAGGAATGGATCCTGCCTTTCTGGGATCTCAGAAACTCAATGGTGGTCTGGGCCTCTTGCTGGGTCTCGGTGGGGAATCCCAGGATGAAACAGGCATGGTTCCATATTCCTGCCC
This genomic stretch from bacterium harbors:
- a CDS encoding ABC transporter permease produces the protein MSSPSTASPKGGKSHREYHKPGLHWLRHLGENWEIYRRNPMGLIGLGLLGMFALMALLSFVPPMIDPMYHPMSGVDPEIDRSVGPTARHWLGTDFMGRDILSQLLTGARVAFLIGVSAAFMAVAIGTLVGMVAGYFGRAVDTLLMRLADIVMVLPGLLVILILSSVLGQLSVWNLVIIIGLLKWAGVSRVIRSQTLSLKVRPYVEAAKVAGASHRRILLRHILPNVLPLSFLYMTFGVTSAILIEAALSFLGFGDPSTVSWGMMLQWIWKTGHMFRAPYWLLPPGICISLITLSFYLVGRAMDEVLNPRLRKEVLEQ
- a CDS encoding ABC transporter permease codes for the protein MNLRKFLIVRSWQILLTFFIILTLLFVLFRMAPGDPLSTIADPLMTEEEVEILKVQFGLDQPLHRQFLLYLWNFIRGEFGTSFHYRQPVVEILADRLPKTALLFTTVTVLYAMAGISLGKILAWKRGTLLDTGMSFLGLLTHTFFLPWLALLMIWVFGYQLGWFPLNGIVSPEVWLDPDSGLVRKTLDVLHHMALPMGVLFLTHFGGYTLVMRSTMLETLREDYILTARAKGLPEKLIRNRHAAPNASLPVVTSLGLSLAFSINGGALTETIFSWPGLGRELVSSVAQGDYPLAQAAFLLIAAFVLVSNLLVDIIYAYLDPRIRY
- a CDS encoding ABC transporter substrate-binding protein encodes the protein MEEPKTLNILGAKDIWASKVLLFSYQRLYYREPSGQELIPWLASEKAVWDPEAKTVTFRLRDAQWDDGTPFTSEDVAFTADVIRKFRIPAYWNNWNFVERVETPDPRTVRLVLQRPMAILWERTLTSIVIQKKRWKPLFDKAEQLLQESLKAQEASGKSPEEAYRLALAKPLEFLTTHPVTKPESLGPFVLQQWQKGAYIHLARNGRFFGLKKQIAGQDVGPFVDGIIFKIYANNDTAVLALKKGDIDYLWWGIESGYLEDLKSNPNIRMFSALKSGYRYLGFNLRKAPMSDLSFRRAVAFLVDKDFVVQRILHDQGCKLDTLIQPDNVQFCLQKPPTYGEGLSWKQRVEKAKGLLKEAGYTWQVEPVGGNFPGQFSVQGSGLRLPDGQPVPPLNLLTPPADYDAHRAQTGNLIQQWLRDFGVPVNWRPMAFAALTKKVESDRDFDMFVSGWGALGHDPDYLRSFFHSKADVPGGKNSCGYRNPEFDRLADLQAETMDLEKRRDMIMELQKILMQDLPYLPLYVPMNLEAVRVDKFTGWVEMPGGIGNLWTFLKVKPNKK
- the gshB gene encoding glutathione synthase, yielding MRIAFLMDPLEELDPLKDTTAHLMYECVQRGHEIHFLEPHDLYIKSNRIRARMKELTAPPGLSRQETWRIFIQDVMQEKRVFEDITELDALFLRKNPPVNFRTIDFLQFVKDDVFIINDIQGQIKASSKLYTLNFPDIIPETHVSRDPARLRKIIDEFGGDVIMKPTIGFRGTGVIKLSNKDPENLNSLLNFYVDSTKKYEDRNPVIVQEFLEEVRGGDVRIMMLNGEVLGAMRRIPCPGEFRTNLFAGARAEPHTLTASDLHICNRVRERLIQDGLYFVAIDVIGDKLIEINSISPGGIAYLDRLYGIQAEKKVIDFVEEEVFRRKGSTIFHKQKGQIR
- a CDS encoding RimK family alpha-L-glutamate ligase — its product is MKGKKVRVAILSTRDRRYHPNRRLMESAQAMGHESFLLHPRSVVPRIGTGQAMEKAFDVLVPRIGSTMEDHELAALFHLEQQGIPCLNSFRALVVARDKFLSLRKLESHKIPVPRSVMIQDPAQIPDAVEALGGFPLVAKGLRGRQGTAVERIQDQDFARYVALHPPYPIQAVLLQEFLPQASLGDVRVVVVEGKVVACMRRVPRKGEFRSNVHLRGRGIVWEPPLNWLEMAVMAARVLELSVAGVDMLEGPRGPLVLEVNTTPGFRELERVTGVDVASEIIKAAVKRASQNSSWA